A stretch of Synergistaceae bacterium DNA encodes these proteins:
- a CDS encoding SpoIID/LytB domain-containing protein: protein MAFVLTWPGESFARDVYVRLSNSGSYSIGITEGMLTMTDSEGRLANLGDSAEISVSGGYAVIMGHQFLLPVRISGAGLLQHKGRMYRGAFMITPRAGLLNVIDVESYLCGVLPAEVGANWHNEALRTQAICARTYVLKQSMNRAEKGYDVVDTDADQVYKGAGVETAKTNQAVASTAGEVLTYGKDLAITYFHSDSGGHTADISDVWGTNYPYLKGVPEIVNYKSPVSSWNAKISAQRIQNAVKKVTGDDIGEISEVQVSEVDDGGRAVTMTFIGSNGSKSMKASQFRTAVSPREIKSTMLTPSGGAFKVDNKATPSGIVTPQKTQASDTALTFEEERGLAKMASEGVFTSTELIDMLSNPRKLKKYYQTGIGRVGKKS, encoded by the coding sequence ATGGCATTCGTTCTCACATGGCCGGGCGAAAGTTTTGCGCGTGATGTCTATGTGAGGCTGTCAAACTCCGGCTCTTACTCTATCGGAATAACAGAAGGAATGCTCACTATGACAGACTCAGAAGGCCGACTCGCCAATCTCGGAGACAGCGCAGAAATTTCCGTAAGCGGCGGCTATGCTGTGATTATGGGTCATCAGTTTCTCCTGCCTGTGAGAATTTCGGGGGCGGGATTGTTACAGCACAAAGGGAGAATGTACCGGGGGGCATTCATGATTACGCCTCGTGCGGGACTGCTGAATGTGATTGATGTAGAGTCGTATTTGTGCGGGGTTCTCCCTGCTGAAGTCGGCGCAAACTGGCACAATGAAGCACTGCGGACTCAGGCCATCTGCGCCCGTACCTACGTCCTGAAGCAGAGCATGAACAGAGCCGAGAAGGGCTATGATGTTGTCGACACTGACGCGGATCAGGTCTACAAGGGAGCAGGAGTCGAGACGGCGAAAACGAATCAGGCTGTCGCAAGCACGGCAGGTGAAGTCCTGACTTACGGCAAAGATTTGGCGATTACGTACTTCCACTCAGACAGCGGCGGACACACGGCGGATATTTCTGACGTATGGGGTACGAATTATCCATACCTGAAGGGAGTCCCTGAGATAGTCAACTACAAATCGCCCGTCTCATCATGGAACGCGAAAATTTCGGCGCAGAGAATACAGAACGCCGTGAAGAAAGTTACAGGGGATGACATCGGCGAAATCTCAGAGGTTCAGGTGTCAGAAGTCGATGACGGCGGAAGGGCGGTAACAATGACATTCATTGGCTCAAACGGAAGCAAGTCAATGAAGGCCAGCCAGTTCCGCACAGCAGTAAGCCCACGTGAAATCAAAAGCACAATGCTTACACCGTCGGGCGGTGCGTTCAAAGTCGACAACAAAGCAACGCCAAGCGGAATCGTAACGCCTCAGAAAACGCAGGCTTCTGACACGGCACTAACGTTTGAGGAGGAGCGCGGACTCGCAAAAATGGCCTCTG
- the ruvC gene encoding crossover junction endodeoxyribonuclease RuvC, producing the protein MPVCLGIDPGLARLGYGAVMMTDSGLCAVGYGCIETTPAMKFTERLLKLHTVLQEKITALCPDFVSVEKLFFGKNARTAEYVYQARGVIMLLIAENNLPFIELTPNSIKRSVTGNIKAKKHDIQAAVREILSLEETPRPDDTADALAAAVAGLSLYEGG; encoded by the coding sequence TTGCCTGTATGTCTGGGAATAGATCCCGGACTTGCCCGACTTGGTTACGGTGCTGTAATGATGACGGATTCGGGGCTTTGCGCTGTCGGTTACGGCTGTATAGAGACGACTCCGGCAATGAAATTCACAGAGCGTTTGCTGAAACTTCATACCGTCTTGCAGGAGAAAATTACGGCTCTTTGTCCTGATTTCGTGTCGGTTGAAAAATTGTTTTTCGGGAAAAATGCAAGGACAGCTGAATATGTTTATCAGGCGCGGGGAGTAATAATGCTCCTCATTGCGGAAAACAATCTCCCGTTCATAGAGCTTACTCCAAACAGCATAAAACGCAGCGTAACAGGAAACATAAAGGCGAAAAAGCACGACATACAGGCGGCAGTGCGGGAAATATTATCACTTGAGGAAACACCGAGACCCGATGACACGGCAGATGCTCTCGCGGCGGCTGTTGCGGGTCTTTCTTTGTATGAGGGGGGATGA
- a CDS encoding YebC/PmpR family DNA-binding transcriptional regulator, with translation MSGHSKWANIKHRKAAQDAKRGNLFQKLVRAIIIAAKDGGGDPAMNMRLKTAIERAKAVSVPNDNITRAIKRGTGELGDISYDELTYEVIGPSGIAVLVNVMTDNRNRTTPEIRALLARNGGQMGSEGSVAWMFDRKGVIEVKGKDIDEDELMTLGLDSGMSDMEANDEGFTLYCEPSDLDTLQKALEDAKYVIDNAEVSMIAKTPVEVSDPEAARKVLRLVDALEEHDDVQNVYSNFDIPDEVASKIEDD, from the coding sequence ATGTCAGGACATTCAAAATGGGCAAACATCAAGCACAGAAAAGCAGCTCAGGACGCAAAGCGCGGTAACCTGTTTCAGAAGCTCGTGCGCGCAATAATCATCGCGGCCAAAGACGGCGGCGGAGACCCGGCCATGAACATGCGCCTAAAGACAGCCATCGAACGCGCAAAGGCCGTAAGCGTACCCAACGACAATATCACACGCGCCATAAAACGCGGAACGGGCGAGCTTGGCGACATCTCATATGACGAACTCACCTACGAGGTAATCGGCCCTTCAGGTATAGCAGTCCTCGTGAACGTCATGACCGACAACAGAAACCGCACTACCCCCGAAATTCGCGCACTCCTTGCCAGAAACGGCGGGCAGATGGGTTCGGAAGGCTCTGTGGCGTGGATGTTCGACAGAAAAGGAGTCATTGAAGTAAAAGGGAAAGATATTGACGAGGACGAACTAATGACTCTCGGACTCGATTCGGGTATGTCCGACATGGAAGCAAATGATGAGGGCTTCACGCTGTACTGCGAGCCGTCAGACCTTGACACATTGCAGAAAGCTCTTGAGGACGCGAAATATGTCATAGATAATGCTGAAGTCTCAATGATCGCAAAAACTCCCGTTGAAGTCTCAGACCCGGAAGCGGCGCGGAAAGTTCTGCGGCTTGTTGACGCTCTTGAGGAACACGACGACGTTCAGAATGTTTACTCTAACTTTGACATTCCTGACGAGGTAGCGTCAAAGATCGAGGATGATTAG
- the nadE gene encoding NAD(+) synthase has protein sequence MRDVVIQCEKWLSDEVGKAGAKGIILGLSGGIDSSVLAALGREALGREGVLGVIMPCGSNPDDEKDAILLAESLDVRYTRADLSETFTVMCDAIGGNLSPLVRSNMKARLRMVTLYALGQSNGLLVCGTSNRSEYETGYFTKYGDSGSDLLPLVSFLKRDIRAMAKILGVPERIITKAPSAGLVDGQTDEGDMGFTYDVLDEYLASGKIDDPSAKQRIDVMRRRSEHKRKPIPFFGK, from the coding sequence TTGCGCGATGTAGTAATTCAGTGCGAAAAATGGCTGTCTGATGAGGTCGGGAAAGCCGGCGCGAAAGGAATAATTCTCGGACTCTCCGGCGGAATTGACTCCTCAGTCCTTGCGGCGTTAGGCCGTGAAGCGTTAGGCCGTGAAGGTGTACTCGGCGTGATTATGCCGTGCGGAAGCAATCCCGATGACGAGAAAGACGCAATCCTCCTCGCAGAATCTCTTGACGTGAGATATACCCGCGCTGACCTGTCAGAAACATTCACCGTTATGTGCGATGCAATCGGCGGGAATCTTAGTCCCCTAGTCCGCTCAAACATGAAGGCCAGACTCCGAATGGTTACGCTTTACGCTCTCGGCCAGTCAAACGGGCTTTTAGTCTGCGGGACAAGCAACAGGTCAGAATACGAGACAGGATACTTCACGAAATACGGCGACTCAGGCTCTGACTTGCTGCCGCTGGTGAGCTTCCTGAAGCGTGATATTCGGGCAATGGCCAAAATACTGGGAGTCCCCGAACGAATCATCACGAAAGCTCCAAGCGCGGGACTCGTTGACGGACAGACTGATGAGGGCGATATGGGATTCACGTATGACGTACTCGACGAATATTTAGCGTCCGGGAAAATTGATGACCCGTCAGCAAAACAGCGCATTGACGTTATGCGGAGACGCTCAGAACACAAACGCAAGCCGATTCCTTTCTTCGGGAAATAA
- a CDS encoding class I mannose-6-phosphate isomerase, translated as MLPFRLKPVYKDYIWGGKNLITSWRKTPESETLAESWELASHPDGDNIILDGELSGLTLSEAVRRFPAIVSGKFSPDDSFPLMVKLIDAARPLSVQVHPFTEYARRVEHSRGKIEAWYILGHEEGAYIYLGFSRHVTRREFERAIMDETLTDILRKIYVNDGDMFFIPAGTIHAIGAGITLAEIQENSNITYRVYDYGRLGADGKPRELHIRKALDVTNTFPLNITPPGRAGNVIVSCNKFRAERLRAPFTGNTQGKGFRFMMCIDGECVFRCGDFSCGLLKGGNIFVPCNCEHDYAFSGDGEILVTSE; from the coding sequence ATGCTGCCGTTCAGGTTAAAGCCGGTCTACAAGGACTACATATGGGGCGGTAAGAATCTCATAACGTCATGGAGGAAGACTCCTGAGTCTGAAACTCTCGCTGAGAGCTGGGAATTAGCCTCTCACCCGGACGGGGACAATATCATTCTTGACGGCGAATTATCCGGGCTGACTCTCTCGGAGGCTGTGAGGAGATTTCCGGCGATAGTCTCAGGAAAATTCAGCCCTGATGATTCTTTCCCGCTTATGGTGAAACTGATTGACGCTGCCCGGCCTTTGTCGGTTCAGGTTCACCCGTTCACGGAATACGCACGGAGAGTCGAACACAGCCGGGGAAAAATTGAGGCGTGGTACATTCTCGGCCATGAGGAAGGAGCGTATATATATCTCGGTTTCAGCAGGCATGTTACGCGGCGTGAATTTGAGCGGGCAATAATGGATGAGACATTAACGGACATTCTGAGGAAAATTTATGTTAATGACGGTGATATGTTCTTCATACCTGCCGGGACGATTCACGCAATCGGGGCGGGGATAACGTTAGCAGAGATTCAAGAGAACAGCAACATAACGTACAGGGTATACGATTACGGGAGATTAGGCGCAGACGGAAAGCCGCGGGAGCTTCACATACGCAAGGCACTTGACGTAACAAACACATTCCCGCTGAATATCACGCCTCCGGGCCGGGCGGGAAATGTCATAGTGAGCTGCAACAAATTTCGGGCTGAGAGACTCCGCGCTCCTTTCACGGGTAACACTCAGGGAAAAGGCTTCCGCTTCATGATGTGCATTGACGGTGAATGCGTGTTCAGGTGCGGTGATTTTTCGTGCGGGCTGCTGAAGGGGGGAAATATTTTCGTGCCGTGTAACTGTGAACATGATTATGCGTTTTCGGGGGACGGCGAAATTCTCGTAACATCGGAATAA
- the alr gene encoding alanine racemase: MTELELALSRTWAEINLDALALNAKILRTHLSPSAKFLGVVKANAYGHGMTQCAKKLQDSGADWLAVATIPEGVELRKNGVTIPILCLGQTTPDLASLMADFRITQAVGDSQNAKALSDYAASSGKSIRVHIKVDTGMSRTGFYWPDDDGGKESTAREILGVCNMPGLYAEGMFTHFAAADGDSDYTRLQLSRLLDAREYLHGMGRDFEIVHSAASVGVIDYPEAHLDMGRFGLVLYGYASTETGNEGSNLGLHPVMTVKSRITAVRNLPAGTTISYGRTYTLKRDSVIAVIPAGYADGVHRVLSNNYGVKVHGAACPVLGRVCMDMMMIDVTDVPNVKAGDVAVILDGELAPIAAKNAGTIIHEIVCAPSARVPRVYIDGGKMSV; the protein is encoded by the coding sequence ATGACAGAATTAGAACTCGCGCTTTCAAGAACGTGGGCGGAAATAAATCTTGACGCACTCGCATTAAACGCAAAAATTCTGAGGACTCATCTTTCACCGTCAGCAAAATTTCTCGGAGTCGTGAAGGCAAACGCATACGGGCACGGAATGACTCAATGCGCCAAAAAGTTACAGGACTCCGGCGCGGACTGGCTCGCGGTCGCAACAATCCCGGAAGGAGTCGAACTCCGCAAAAACGGCGTAACGATTCCGATATTATGTCTCGGACAAACGACTCCCGATCTCGCTTCACTCATGGCCGATTTCAGAATCACACAGGCGGTCGGCGACTCTCAGAACGCAAAAGCCCTCTCAGATTACGCGGCCTCATCGGGGAAATCAATCCGCGTTCACATTAAGGTTGATACGGGAATGAGCCGGACGGGATTTTACTGGCCTGATGATGACGGTGGGAAAGAGTCTACAGCGCGTGAGATTCTCGGAGTCTGCAACATGCCCGGGCTATATGCTGAAGGAATGTTCACGCACTTTGCCGCGGCTGACGGGGATTCTGACTATACGCGCCTGCAATTGTCCCGGCTTCTTGACGCAAGGGAGTACCTTCACGGAATGGGACGCGATTTCGAGATAGTACACTCTGCGGCCTCTGTGGGAGTTATTGATTACCCGGAGGCACATTTAGACATGGGACGATTCGGCCTCGTCCTTTACGGCTATGCGTCAACAGAAACAGGCAACGAGGGAAGCAACTTAGGACTTCACCCAGTTATGACCGTCAAGAGCAGGATTACGGCGGTCAGGAATCTTCCGGCGGGAACGACAATAAGCTACGGGCGAACGTATACCCTAAAGCGCGACTCTGTTATCGCAGTCATTCCCGCAGGATATGCTGACGGTGTTCACCGCGTACTGTCGAACAATTACGGCGTGAAAGTTCACGGGGCGGCGTGTCCTGTGTTAGGGCGGGTGTGCATGGACATGATGATGATTGATGTTACTGATGTACCGAACGTGAAAGCCGGGGATGTCGCTGTGATTCTTGACGGGGAACTTGCACCCATTGCCGCGAAAAACGCCGGGACAATAATTCATGAGATAGTCTGCGCTCCGTCAGCAAGAGTCCCAAGAGTCTACATTGACGGCGGAAAAATGTCGGTGTAA